The Geminocystis sp. NIES-3708 genomic sequence ACAAGGGGTTTTAAATTGGGTAATTCTAAACTATAGTAATTAATGCTTTGTAAAATTTTTGTGTAATAAACAAGACTAATACTTATTAAAAGAGAAAAACTAAATATGATAAGTGATAAAAATTTTAAATTTAAAGGAGGAGATTGAGAATAAAATTTAACATCAGAAGAATTAAAACCTTCTTGTTGCTTTTTTTGTTTTTCTGCCATTATGAAATTTACCCATAAAAAACAGAAAGAAGTAGAAAAAGCTAACAACCATAATAATAATTTTGTAAAAGAAATTTTCCAAAAAATATTAAAATAGTTTACTTCTTTAAACCATAATATATTAACATTAATTTTACTAACAATAATAAAAAATATATAAATAAATAATAAGCTAATACTAATAAAAATAAGTTTATTATTCTTGTTACCTAAATGTTTAAATATTTCGATTACTTTCATAGAAAATTTCGGTATATTTTTAAATAATAGAATGAACAAAAAATTAAAATCATCAAATATGTTACATTATTATCTATCCACCATAATTATTTAAAGATTCGATTTAAGTATTTTATTCATGATAAAAATGTTTTAATGATTATTAATAAAAATTTTAATTTATCTATAAAATATATTTTTAAAATTATGACAAAAATTAATAAAAATAAAAAAGAATTAATATTTACATGGGAAGAATTTAGAGAATATTGTGAAATAGTCACTACCATGATTGTTAACAGCAACAAATCTTATTCCCAGATAATTGCTATTGTTAGGGGCGGATTTTATTTAGGAGACTATATCTCTCGAAAATTAGAATTACCCCTATCAGTTATAGTTACCCAAAGTTACTCAAAAGATAATCAACAACAGAAATTTTTAGCGGGAAAATTATCCTATATTAACCCCCCCAAAGATAGAGTTTTATTAGTTGATGACTTATTAGATACGGGAATTACCATGACAACAATAAAAAAAAAGCTAGAAAATAAATGGAGAGTAGAAGTAAACACAGCAGTAATATGGCAAAAATCTCATAGTCAATATCGAGCTGACTATTATCACAGTATAACCCCAAAAGATTATTGGATTAAACAGCCATTTGAAAATTAAATGATTTAATCAGAGTTTTCATTAGTGAAACCAGAAAATTGAACTCACGCTAATATAGGTAAAGTAATAAAACTTTAAGATAATTAATGTTTATTAATATTTATCAAACCACCAAAATTAGGCAATACATCGAAGATAAACTATTATTTGGCAATAAGCTCACCCCAGAATTATTTGCTATTCTGACGGTGTATTTTGTACAAGGTATTTTAGGATTAGCTAGACTTGCTGTTAGTTTTTTCTTGAAAGATGAATTGATGCTTTCTCCAGCCGAAGTTTCTGCTTTGATGGGAGTAGCCGCAATTCCTTGGATTACTAAGCCAATTATTGGTTTTTTAAGTGACGGTAAACCTCTTTTCGGTTATCGTCGTCGTAGTTATTTATTTCTTTCGGGCATTTTAGGTACAATGGCATGGTTAAGTTTAGGTACGATTGTTAATAATGCGTGGAGTGCGACTATTGCTATTCTATTTACTTCTCTTTCCGTCGCAATGAGTGACGTTATCGTTGACTCAGTAGTAGTAGAAAGGGCAAAAAATGAATCTTTAGTTAAGTCAGGTTCTTTACAATCAGTAACATGGGGAGCTTCAGCTCTTGGAGGCTTAATTACTGCCTATTTTAGTGGTGCATTGCTACAACAATTTAGTAACAACACCGTATTTTTAATTACCTCTTGTTTTCCTTTATTAGTAGTAGGTGTAGCGGGATTAATCATTGAAAAACCCAGAGAAAAAGAAAATATATCTAATCCATTCAAAGGACAAGTAAAGCAATTATGGCAAACTATCACCCAAAAATCTATTCTTGCTCCAGTAATTTTTATTTCTCTTTGGCAAGCAACTCCTAGTGCCGATTCTGCCTTTTTTTTCTTCTCTACAAACGAATTAGGATTCACTCCTGAATTTTTAGGTAGAATAAGATTAATTACAAGTTTAGCTGCACTAATAGGCATATTTTGTTATCAAACATGGCTAAAACAAATCTCTTTCCGAATGATGTTGGGTTGGAGTGTTGTTTTATCCTCTCTTTTAGGCATGACAAGTCTAATATTAGTAACCCATTTTAATCGTGTTTTAGGTATCGATGATCATTGGTTTAGCTTAGGAGATAGTCTGATTTTAACCGTTATGGGACAAATCGCTTTTATGCCTGTATTAGTATTATCAGCACGTCTTTGCCCAGAAGGCATCGAAGCTAGTTTTTTTGCCTTATTAATGTCAATTTGGAATTTAGCAGGATTAATTTCCAACGAATTAGGTGCGTTACTTACTCATTGGTTAGGGGTAACAGAAACTAATTTTGAAAATCTTTGGCTATTGCTGTTAATAACTAATTTGTCTAGCTTATTACCTTTGTTCTTAATTACATTATTACCCAATGAAGATCCACAAATTCAGGATAATGTTGAAAATTTACCTACATCGGAAATTTATGAACATCATAGTACAGGATCTGTCTTTGGTCAAAATATTATGCCCGAAGTCATTATTGACTTAAACTCTCATATTGCTAAATCTTCAGCTTCTCCTAAAAATTGACGGCATTTTTTTCAGGAGAGGATTTTATCTTTAATAAATTTAATTTCGCAAAATATTTCCTTTCCCCTTGCATCTTTTTTTTTTGTGCGTTATACTGGTTATCGTTGTGAAAAAAACAAACAACTGACCAACGGGTCGCTAGCTCAGCGGTAGAGCACTCGGCTTTTAACTGATTGGTCCTGAGTTCGAATCTCAGGCGACCCATTTTTAACCGTAATCATAATGAATTCCTTTAAGAATACTAAAATCAGCTTATTGGAATCATGATAATATATCCTTGTTTCAAAAAATATCAGGTTTTATTTTCGGAATTTTTTCATTATGTTATCTAATTCATCCTTCAAAGAAGAAGAAGAAGATTATTTCGATTATTCTTATGATGAACCAGGAAGTGAACCTGGTAGTATTACGATTGATCCATCAGCGTTACCATCTAATATTACTTTGATTGAATATGATAAAAATAATGTTCGTCATTCACTAAATGTACAACCTAAAAATTGCATTTCATGTCTAACAAATAATATGATTTCTTGGGCTGATATTGATGGATTAGGTACGGAGAATATTCTCACTGAAATTGGACAAGTTTTTAAACTACATCCTTTGATTTTAGAAGATGTCGTCAGTGTTCCTCAAAGACCTAAAATCGAAGATTATCCTGATCAATTATTAATTATAATTCATTCAATAAAACCGAATCAAAATGAAAAAGGTTTTACTTCTGAGCAAATTAGTTTTATACTAGGAAAAAATTATTTATTAACTTTTCAAGAAGACACCATAGATGATTTTTTTAAAGTTAGAGAACGTATTCGGCTTAATCAAGGAAAAGTAAGACAATTAGGCGCAGATTATTTAGCTTATTTGTTATTAGATACCTTGATTGATAATTATTTTCCCGTTTTAGAAGATTATGGCGAAAGAATTGAAGATTTAGAAGATAAAATTGTATTGGATCCTAGTAAGAATACATTACAAGAAATTTATAATGTTAGACGTGAATTATTAGCTTTAAGACGTTCAATTTGGCCTCTCCGTAATCTTTTCAATGAACTAACGAGGGAAGATAATGATTTAATTACAAAAGAAGTTTATATTTATTTTCGAGATTGTTATTATCACACCATCCAAATTTTAGATATTTTAGAAACCTATCGAGAGTTAGCATCAAGTTTAATGGATGTGTTAATCTCGTCCATGAGTAATAAAATGAATGAAGTAATTACTTTACTCACAATTATTTCTAGTATTTTTATTCCTTTAACTTTTATTGCTGGACTTTATGGCATGAATTTTCAGTATATGCCTGAATTAACATGGCGTTGGGGCTATTTTGTCTGTTTAGTGTTAATGTTTTTGATTGCCTGGGGTATGATTTATTATTTTTGGCGAAGAGGATGGTTTAAGTTATTTTTAGCAAAACGGCACAAAAATAAATCACAATGAATAAAAATAATTATTAAATAACGTCTCTTTGTTTTATTAACACATCTGTACAAGCAGAAACCTAAAAAGATAAATGTGAAAGCTTTAAAGAAGTTAATATAAGAAAAACCTATAACCTTTTGATAGTTACAATGATTCCTGAAAATCTAATTATGAAGTTTCTATTCGTTTCAAATATTCTGACAATATATCTGATACTTTTTATAGCCGTAATGTGGCAATGGAAAGAGGATAAACTTATTCCTTAACATTTCGTATTTCCACAAGTAAACAATCTTATCAGGCAAATGTATTGATTGAGGATTCAAATAATATCGCTTATACTGTTTCTATTGTTGGTTATAAATAAAAAAAACATCTCCAACAACTAAAAATTATATAACTACTATTGCCTAAAGTCTCAAAAAAGTCTATTAATCATTTACAATAATCTATTTTCCCCGAAAGAAATATCAATTGATTTTGTAGGTAATAGAGGTTTAAAAGTCCAATGTTGTTCAAGATTTCTCAGTAAAATATCTTGTTTTTTTCTTAAATCTTCTATATCACTACCGTAATTAATCACGGCAAAATAAACATGATTTCTCTGCACAGTGGGTATAACTCCTGCTAAGGCACTTACTACCGATAATGTTCCTGTTTTGGTGGGGATACCATAGGGGATATTGCGATATTCTACTGTACCTTTTTTATCGACTCCCGCCACAGGGAATAAGTCACCGAGGTTAATACCACTACTGTCTAATTGATTATCTAAAGCCATCAACATTCGACAAACTCCACGGGGTGAAATGCGGTTATCAACTCCTAATCCTGAACCATTTTCTAATAAAATTTCTTCTTGTGGTACGTTGGCTATTTTAGATGCAATATCACCAACTTTTTCACCTCCTCCTATTTGTTGGGCTAAAGATTCTGCTATTTTATTATTACTATAAACATTCATCGCTCGTAAAATTTCCCTTAAAGTAAGAGATTGATGAGTTAATAATAATTGTGCATTATCAGGTATGTGATCGCCTTTTTTTACTATTCCTTCTATTTGTATCTTAGGCGGAATAGGCTTATCTTTCATCTTTTGATATTGTTTTTCGATGATTCCTGACCAATTTTTCTCGTTTAGAGCTTGTTTTAGTAACTCTCCGGATTTAAGGGAATGTTCCTCATAATTCATTTGCCAATTGCCCAAAACAATTAAATCACCTTCTACTTTTATAATGCCTAATTGTTGTAATTTATTTCCTAATATGATGGCTTCTTCCCATACAAATAAAGGATCTCCTCCAGATTCTACTACTAAATCACCTTTAAGAATACCGTTATTAATTTCCCCAATGCCATAAATTTTAGTGGTAAAACGATAATTTAATCCCCATTTATCTATAGAAGCAATCGTGGTGGCTATTTTTGTTAAAGATGCTGCTGGAGCAGGAACTTTTCCTTGATGCTCGGCTAAAATAGACCAATCCGATTGAATCCAAATCCCTTGTTTATTAGTGGATAGACCTTGATCATCAAGAATTTGTAGATATTTAGATATTATAGTTTGTACTTGAGGATCAGGATCACTAGGTATCTGAAAAATAGAAGCCTCCTGCCATGAAATTAAGGGTAAAAATTTTGGTTGAGAAGAATTAAAAAGAAATGCTAATAAATGAGAAAAAAACATAAACAATTAGCGATTGATCATTAAGCATATATTATGAATCAAAAAAGTTAAACTTAGATGTGTTTAACCTAATAACGTATTCCTGCATTTTCCCAGCGTTTTAGTGCTTCTCCAAGGCGATCACAATCTCCAATCAAACTCAAACGCACATAACCTTCGCCACCTTCTCCAAAGGCATTACCAGGAGTAACAACTACCCCTGTTTTTTGCAATAAATCCAGAGCAAAATCTGTAGAATTGGAATTACGAGGAACTTGAACCCATAAATACATAGTAGCTTTAGAGGGTTTCATTCTCCAGCCTAACTTACTCAATCCTTCAATCACGAAATCTCGACGCTTTTGATACCGTTGTTGTACCTCATGAATATAACTATCAGGTAATTGTAATGCTGTTTGTGCAGCAGCTTGAATAACGCTAAAGATACCATAATCAAGATTAGTTTTTAATGTACGCAATCCTTGAATAATATCGCTATTTCCTACCACAAAACCCACTCGCCAACCCGCCATATTATAGGTTTTGGAGAGGGTATGAAATTCTACTCCAATATCTTTTGCCCCCGGAATTTGCAGTAAACTCGTCGGTTCATAACCTTCAAAGGCTAATTCTGCATAAGCTAAATCATGAACTAACATAATTTCATAATGTTTTGCCCAAGATACTACTTCTTCAAAAAAGCTACGGGGTGCAGTGGCACTGGTGGGGTTATTCGGATAATTAAAATAAAGAATTTTTGTTTTTCGAGCAATATCTTCAGGAATGCTACTTAAATTTAAAACCCAATCTTCTTCAGCTTTTAAAATAGGTGCATAAATATCTGCCCCAGCAATAGCAGGTCCTCGATAATGAGCGGGGTAAGATGGACTTGGTACAATAACCGTATCTCCGGGGTTAATATAAGCTAGAGCAAGATGGGATAAGCCTTCTTTTGAGCCTAACAATGGTAACGCTTCACTATCAGCACTTAAATCTACTTGATAACGTCTTTGATACCAATTGGTAATAGCTTGACGAAAATCTGTTGTTCCCTCAAAAGGTGGATAACCGTGATACTTTGTGACATTTAAAGCCACTTTAGCTGCTTCAATAATAGGTTCTGGAGTTGCTCCATCAGGGTTGCCCATACCTAAATCAATTAAATCTAAACCTTGTTCTCTGGCTTTGACTTTTAATTCATCTAAACGAGCAAAAACATAAGGGGGTAAAGCACTTAAACGATCAGCACGATTAATCCAACTGGTTTTCATGGGTATATTATATCTCGAAGGCATCAAAAAAAAGTTATCAGTGTCGCCCAAACATATCAATCTTGATTTCTGAAGGAACGAACTATTTAGACAGTCTTTCATTATGACATTAATTGCCGCTATTTTCTAAGTTATCAGGACTTCGTGTACCAATCTCCATAAATATAGGGGGCAATGCCCATTACCCCTATTGATAGTTTAAGCAATAATAAAATCACTATTAGACAATGCTGATATTATATTAGTATCAACAATGAGAGATGTACCTAATGGTGTTGTTCCATTGGCGTTGAAATAAAGATTACCTGTTTGTTGACTATGTACAATTTTAGCCGTACTAACATCCACAAAAGATTCTAAAGTTACTGAAGCAAACTCACTAGGAACACTAAATGAATTTCCTACAATACTGGCTAAACCAAAAGTAGTTTTGCCAAGAATTAATTTATCTCCTTGAGAACTGTTAAAATCCAGAATAGTATCACTACCAATATCCGCAGCATTATAACTGCGGTTAGTTTTATAATTAAATAAATCAACACCCAAACCGCCGGTTAATATATCGTTGCCTTGATCTCCTGTTAAAGTGTCATTTCCCTCATTACCAATAAGGGTATCATTACCGATGGAACCAGAAAGAAGATTATTCCCAAAATTTCCAGCGATATTATTATCTAGGGAATTACCAGTACCATTAATATTTGCTACACCCCTTAACTGGAGATTTTCTACATTTGCACCGAGAGTATAAGTAATGGACGAAATAACTAAGTCGGTAAAGCCAATACCTTGTCCTGTAACTTCTGTAATTATCACGCCAGTGTTATTGATGATATAAGTATCATTACCATTGCCACCCACAAGGGTATCGTTACCACCTAAACCATCTAGAAAATCATTCCCATCTAAGCCGATGAGATTATTAGGTAAACTATTACCAATTAAAAGGTTATTGAGACTATTACCTGTACCTTTAAGAGCTGAACTGATGAGGGTTAAATTTTCTACGTTACCGTCTAAAGTGTCATTATTGATGGAAATAAAAGCAGTATCAATACCACCGTTTAAGGTAGCAGCCTCAATGACAACATCAGTGAGACTATTTATATAGTATGAGTCATTGCCTAATCCTCCAATCATTGTGTCATTACCTAAAGTACCATCAATAATATTTGCACCTGAGTTTCCAGTAATAGTATTATCTAAAGCATTGCCCGTACCATTGATGGCAGTTGTACCCAGAAGAGTAAGATTTTCTACATTATCCGTTAAAGTATAGCTAATAGAAGTGTTAACTAAATCAGTTCCCTGACTAATCCCTTCAATGACGACATCTCCAATATTGTCAACTACATAAACATCGTTTCCTTCATTGCCATAGAAGGTATCAACTCCAACACCGCCGTCGAGAGTGTCATTACCGATTTGCCCTAAGAGAATATCATTACCCCCTCCACCAAGAAGACTATCATCTCCATCTTGACCATCAAGAGTATTATTTCCAGTATTACCAGTAATAATATTATTTACACTATTTCCCGTACCATTAATGTTGGTCGTACCTAATAAGGTTAAATTTTCAAAGTTAACTTTCAAAGTGTAAGAAACTGTAGATTCAATGGTATCAATACCTTCATTGGCCGCCTCTGTCAAAGTTTCACTAGCAGTATCGGTGACATAAAAATCATTTCCTGCACCACCGATTAAGGTATCTTTTCCTTTCCCACCAAGGAGGGTATCATTACCAGCACC encodes the following:
- a CDS encoding folate/biopterin family MFS transporter codes for the protein MFINIYQTTKIRQYIEDKLLFGNKLTPELFAILTVYFVQGILGLARLAVSFFLKDELMLSPAEVSALMGVAAIPWITKPIIGFLSDGKPLFGYRRRSYLFLSGILGTMAWLSLGTIVNNAWSATIAILFTSLSVAMSDVIVDSVVVERAKNESLVKSGSLQSVTWGASALGGLITAYFSGALLQQFSNNTVFLITSCFPLLVVGVAGLIIEKPREKENISNPFKGQVKQLWQTITQKSILAPVIFISLWQATPSADSAFFFFSTNELGFTPEFLGRIRLITSLAALIGIFCYQTWLKQISFRMMLGWSVVLSSLLGMTSLILVTHFNRVLGIDDHWFSLGDSLILTVMGQIAFMPVLVLSARLCPEGIEASFFALLMSIWNLAGLISNELGALLTHWLGVTETNFENLWLLLLITNLSSLLPLFLITLLPNEDPQIQDNVENLPTSEIYEHHSTGSVFGQNIMPEVIIDLNSHIAKSSASPKN
- a CDS encoding phosphoribosyltransferase, whose protein sequence is MTKINKNKKELIFTWEEFREYCEIVTTMIVNSNKSYSQIIAIVRGGFYLGDYISRKLELPLSVIVTQSYSKDNQQQKFLAGKLSYINPPKDRVLLVDDLLDTGITMTTIKKKLENKWRVEVNTAVIWQKSHSQYRADYYHSITPKDYWIKQPFEN
- a CDS encoding aspartate aminotransferase; the protein is MKTSWINRADRLSALPPYVFARLDELKVKAREQGLDLIDLGMGNPDGATPEPIIEAAKVALNVTKYHGYPPFEGTTDFRQAITNWYQRRYQVDLSADSEALPLLGSKEGLSHLALAYINPGDTVIVPSPSYPAHYRGPAIAGADIYAPILKAEEDWVLNLSSIPEDIARKTKILYFNYPNNPTSATAPRSFFEEVVSWAKHYEIMLVHDLAYAELAFEGYEPTSLLQIPGAKDIGVEFHTLSKTYNMAGWRVGFVVGNSDIIQGLRTLKTNLDYGIFSVIQAAAQTALQLPDSYIHEVQQRYQKRRDFVIEGLSKLGWRMKPSKATMYLWVQVPRNSNSTDFALDLLQKTGVVVTPGNAFGEGGEGYVRLSLIGDCDRLGEALKRWENAGIRY
- a CDS encoding D-alanyl-D-alanine carboxypeptidase, giving the protein MFFSHLLAFLFNSSQPKFLPLISWQEASIFQIPSDPDPQVQTIISKYLQILDDQGLSTNKQGIWIQSDWSILAEHQGKVPAPAASLTKIATTIASIDKWGLNYRFTTKIYGIGEINNGILKGDLVVESGGDPLFVWEEAIILGNKLQQLGIIKVEGDLIVLGNWQMNYEEHSLKSGELLKQALNEKNWSGIIEKQYQKMKDKPIPPKIQIEGIVKKGDHIPDNAQLLLTHQSLTLREILRAMNVYSNNKIAESLAQQIGGGEKVGDIASKIANVPQEEILLENGSGLGVDNRISPRGVCRMLMALDNQLDSSGINLGDLFPVAGVDKKGTVEYRNIPYGIPTKTGTLSVVSALAGVIPTVQRNHVYFAVINYGSDIEDLRKKQDILLRNLEQHWTFKPLLPTKSIDISFGENRLL
- the corA gene encoding magnesium/cobalt transporter CorA — protein: MLSNSSFKEEEEDYFDYSYDEPGSEPGSITIDPSALPSNITLIEYDKNNVRHSLNVQPKNCISCLTNNMISWADIDGLGTENILTEIGQVFKLHPLILEDVVSVPQRPKIEDYPDQLLIIIHSIKPNQNEKGFTSEQISFILGKNYLLTFQEDTIDDFFKVRERIRLNQGKVRQLGADYLAYLLLDTLIDNYFPVLEDYGERIEDLEDKIVLDPSKNTLQEIYNVRRELLALRRSIWPLRNLFNELTREDNDLITKEVYIYFRDCYYHTIQILDILETYRELASSLMDVLISSMSNKMNEVITLLTIISSIFIPLTFIAGLYGMNFQYMPELTWRWGYFVCLVLMFLIAWGMIYYFWRRGWFKLFLAKRHKNKSQ